The DNA window TCTTGCCCTCTGGTGAAAGCTACTTCTGATTAACGCTTGTGCTGTGACGCTGGTTCGAACTCGTGCTGACGCGGATGCTGCTCCCGCGGAGCGGGGTATTGCTCTGTGGCGCTGGGTATTTCGTGATGCTCGGTGCTCCCCCCACGACGCCGGTTCATGACGAACACAGCGAGCGGAGCACAACTCTCGTCAATACTGTCACAATCCGTTATCCGAACGTTACAGATTTGCCGAAGTCTTGGGAAGCCCCCACACATCAGGGCGTGGTGGCGTGGCGTGGCGGGCGTCCGACGCCGATATGGCCGGACCAACGGTTTTGGCACAGTCCAACCTTGAGCGCTGGCACTCGCATGTATAGAGTGCTAGTCGGCACTGTGTTATGTGCGTGTGCCAGTTCGACTACTGAGCAGGGGTCCCGGCACCCGCGACGACGGGGCTGATGCGCAGGGTCGAGTCGAGTGGCCGCATTGCTTGCCGGTCGCTCGATACAACACCGATACCGATGGTTCGGGACAACAGTTCCGGACGACCGTAAATCCCCTGAAAGTGGAGGGCTCAACGTGGCGAGCGTGAACATCAAGCCGCTCGAGGACAAGATCCTCGTCCAGGCCAACGAGGCCGAGACGACGACGGCCTCCGGCCTGGTCATCCCCGACACGGCGAAGGAAAAGCCGCAGGAGGGCACCGTCATCGCCGTCGGTCTGGGACGCGTCACCGACAAGGGTGACCGCATCCCGGTCGATGTCAAGGAGGGCGACACCGTCATCTACAGCAAGTACGGCGGCACCGAGATCAAGTACCAGGGTGAGGAATACCTCATCCTGTCGGCGCGCGACGTGCTGGCCGTCGTCGCCAAGTAGCCGATAGGCACATGCGTTCCGCCCCGGTGTCTTTCGTGACCCCGGGGCGGTCTGCATTTGCCGCCTACTGACACAGGAGCGAACAAACACATGCCAAAGCAGATCCAGTTCGACGAGC is part of the Nocardia sp. NBC_00565 genome and encodes:
- the groES gene encoding co-chaperone GroES, with the protein product MASVNIKPLEDKILVQANEAETTTASGLVIPDTAKEKPQEGTVIAVGLGRVTDKGDRIPVDVKEGDTVIYSKYGGTEIKYQGEEYLILSARDVLAVVAK